The following proteins are encoded in a genomic region of Candidatus Eisenbacteria bacterium:
- a CDS encoding arginine repressor produces MTTEKGRRQAAILRVVRRHAVASQAELSQELAQAGVRGTQASLSRDIRELGIVKVRGRYALTAPVRGSAPAAPEVPEVEALRAAVPVGANLIIIRTPPGGAPLAASYVDRAGRTELVGSLAGDDTSFRAVRSRADQGRLLAWLRNLGKGRTT; encoded by the coding sequence ATGACGACCGAGAAGGGCCGCCGGCAGGCCGCCATTCTGAGGGTGGTCCGGCGGCACGCGGTGGCCAGCCAGGCGGAGTTGTCCCAGGAACTGGCGCAGGCGGGGGTGCGCGGGACCCAGGCCAGCCTGAGCCGGGACATACGGGAACTGGGAATCGTGAAGGTGCGGGGGCGCTACGCGCTGACCGCCCCGGTTCGGGGATCGGCCCCGGCGGCGCCGGAGGTCCCCGAGGTGGAGGCGCTGCGCGCCGCGGTCCCGGTGGGCGCGAACCTGATCATCATCCGCACGCCCCCGGGCGGGGCGCCGCTGGCCGCAAGCTACGTGGACCGCGCGGGACGGACCGAGCTCGTCGGCAGCCTGGCGGGCGACGACACCAGCTTCCGCGCCGTGCGCAGCCGGGCCGACCAGGGCCGCCTGCTGGCGTGGCTGCGCAACCTTGGAAAGGGAAGAACGACATGA
- the argG gene encoding argininosuccinate synthase: MKPRVALAFSGGLDTSYCCVALHEDYGLEVHTVTADTGGFSAAELADLEKRAHILGAASHRTLDVRPRLFDRFLRYLVYGNVLRGQVYPLCVAAERVAQAEAVALAALELGATAIAHGSTGAGNDQVRFDVAFKVLAPQLRLIAPIRESGLARARAAARLGDAGLPVPEEAKRFSINRGLWGNTVGGGPTHDSDATIPDDAYPATAPPAFWPDAPERLTLEFAQGVPVAVDGRALSPVDALLETAARAGAHGVGRGVHLGDTILGIKGRVGFEAPAAVTLITAHRELEKLVLTRAQQNWKETLGNLYGSMLHEGHYFDPLMRDLEAFLESTQQHVSGTVRVRLFKGQASVEGVRSAHSLLQSDVALYGEENHLWDGRDAQGFCRLYALQEALAARRDRSVAGTAGGQAPNGAPVPTSAGAA; encoded by the coding sequence ATGAAGCCTCGCGTGGCGCTGGCATTCTCCGGCGGGCTCGACACCAGCTACTGCTGCGTCGCGCTGCATGAAGACTACGGGCTCGAGGTGCACACCGTGACCGCCGACACCGGCGGCTTCAGCGCCGCCGAGCTGGCCGACCTCGAGAAGCGCGCGCACATCCTGGGGGCGGCCAGCCACCGCACCCTCGACGTGCGCCCGCGCCTGTTCGACCGGTTCCTGCGCTACCTGGTGTACGGCAACGTGCTCCGCGGGCAGGTCTACCCGCTGTGCGTGGCGGCCGAGCGCGTGGCGCAGGCGGAAGCCGTGGCACTCGCCGCGCTGGAACTGGGCGCCACCGCCATCGCGCACGGCTCCACCGGCGCGGGCAACGACCAGGTGCGCTTCGACGTGGCCTTCAAGGTGCTGGCGCCGCAACTGCGGCTCATCGCGCCGATCCGCGAGTCGGGGCTGGCCCGCGCCCGTGCGGCGGCGCGCCTGGGTGACGCCGGGCTGCCGGTCCCCGAGGAGGCGAAGCGCTTCTCCATCAATCGCGGCCTGTGGGGCAACACCGTGGGCGGCGGCCCCACGCACGACAGCGACGCCACCATCCCCGACGACGCCTACCCGGCCACCGCGCCGCCCGCGTTCTGGCCGGACGCGCCCGAGCGGCTCACGCTGGAATTCGCGCAGGGCGTGCCCGTGGCCGTGGACGGCCGCGCCCTGTCCCCGGTGGACGCGCTGCTCGAAACGGCGGCGCGCGCCGGCGCGCACGGCGTGGGCCGTGGCGTGCACCTGGGCGACACCATCCTGGGCATCAAGGGCCGCGTGGGCTTCGAGGCGCCCGCCGCGGTGACCTTGATCACCGCGCACCGCGAACTGGAGAAGCTGGTGCTCACGCGCGCGCAGCAGAACTGGAAGGAGACGCTGGGTAACCTGTACGGCTCGATGCTGCACGAGGGGCACTACTTCGACCCGCTGATGCGGGACCTGGAAGCGTTCCTGGAATCCACGCAGCAGCACGTCAGCGGCACGGTGCGGGTGCGGCTGTTCAAGGGACAGGCCTCGGTGGAGGGCGTGCGCAGCGCGCACTCGCTGCTGCAGTCGGACGTGGCGCTCTACGGCGAGGAGAACCACCTGTGGGACGGCCGCGACGCGCAGGGCTTCTGCCGGCTCTACGCGCTGCAGGAGGCGCTGGCGGCGCGCCGGGACCGCAGCGTGGCCGGGACCGCCGGCGGCCAGGCTCCGAACGGCGCGCCGGTGCCGACGTCCGCGGGGGCGGCATGA